One Comamonas endophytica DNA window includes the following coding sequences:
- a CDS encoding gamma-glutamyltransferase family protein, with protein MRDFQKNGRSVVMSTHGMAATSHPAATQAAVRILEAGGTAMDAAIAACAVQCVVEPGSTGIGGDCFALYSEKGTDQITAYNGAGCAPQAISIDALLAAGEKKVLPRQSPHVVTVPGAVDAWFALTEKFGRLPMDRILEDAIRFAEEGYAVAPRSGTDWAANTQLLAATAARDIMLVDGKAPAIGSVHRQPQLGATFRKIAEKGRAGFYEGEVAEDIVSYLRSLGGVHTMEDFASYRGEFVQPVKSQFRDYTVHECPPPGQGIIALLLLNILQGMEPGTDPLSPERLKAEIDATRMAYRMRDALLADPRFADVDVDYLLSQELATQLRAGDFPQQFDTSATNAAAEHKDTVYISVVDKDRNCASFINSVFHPFGSGLMAPRSGVLLHNRGQSFELTKGHPNCIGPGKRPLHTIIPGMATKDGKVQLVFGVMGGHYQAMGHAHFLSKVIDYGYDVQAASDLPRLFPVPGTDKVEFEGTMPQAVRQALEQQGYQLIAPASPAIGGCQAIRVDWENGVLQGASDHRKDGCAMGVNRS; from the coding sequence ATGCGCGATTTCCAGAAAAACGGACGCTCCGTCGTCATGTCCACCCACGGCATGGCAGCCACTTCCCATCCCGCCGCCACCCAGGCCGCGGTCCGCATCCTCGAAGCCGGCGGCACCGCCATGGATGCCGCCATCGCCGCCTGCGCGGTGCAGTGCGTGGTCGAGCCGGGCTCGACCGGCATTGGCGGCGACTGCTTTGCGCTCTACAGCGAAAAGGGCACCGACCAGATCACGGCCTATAACGGTGCGGGCTGCGCGCCCCAGGCCATCTCCATCGACGCGCTGCTGGCCGCCGGCGAGAAGAAGGTGCTGCCGCGCCAGTCGCCGCATGTGGTCACCGTGCCCGGCGCGGTGGATGCCTGGTTTGCGCTGACGGAGAAATTCGGCCGCCTGCCCATGGACCGCATCCTGGAAGACGCGATCCGCTTCGCCGAGGAAGGCTATGCCGTGGCGCCGCGTTCCGGCACCGACTGGGCGGCGAACACGCAGCTGCTGGCGGCCACCGCCGCGCGCGACATCATGCTGGTCGACGGCAAGGCGCCGGCCATCGGCTCGGTGCACCGCCAGCCGCAGCTGGGCGCCACCTTCCGCAAGATCGCAGAGAAGGGCCGTGCCGGTTTCTACGAGGGCGAGGTGGCGGAGGACATCGTCTCGTACCTGCGCAGCCTGGGCGGCGTGCACACCATGGAGGACTTCGCCAGCTACCGCGGCGAGTTCGTGCAGCCGGTCAAGAGCCAATTCCGCGACTACACGGTGCACGAGTGCCCGCCTCCGGGCCAAGGCATCATCGCGCTGCTGCTCCTGAACATCCTGCAGGGCATGGAGCCGGGCACGGACCCGCTGTCGCCCGAGCGCCTGAAGGCCGAGATCGACGCCACGCGCATGGCCTACCGGATGCGCGACGCGCTGCTGGCCGATCCGCGCTTTGCCGATGTCGATGTCGACTACCTGCTGTCGCAGGAGCTGGCCACGCAGCTGCGCGCGGGCGACTTCCCGCAGCAGTTCGATACCTCGGCGACCAATGCCGCGGCCGAGCACAAGGACACGGTGTACATCTCGGTGGTCGACAAGGACCGCAACTGCGCGAGCTTCATCAACTCGGTGTTCCACCCCTTCGGCTCGGGCCTGATGGCGCCCAGGTCCGGCGTGCTGCTGCACAACCGCGGCCAGAGCTTCGAGCTCACCAAGGGCCACCCCAACTGCATCGGCCCGGGCAAGCGCCCGCTGCACACCATCATTCCCGGCATGGCGACCAAGGACGGCAAGGTACAGCTGGTGTTCGGCGTCATGGGCGGCCACTACCAGGCGATGGGCCACGCGCACTTCCTGTCCAAGGTCATCGACTACGGCTACGACGTGCAGGCCGCCAGCGACCTGCCGCGCCTGTTCCCCGTGCCCGGCACCGACAAGGTCGAGTTCGAAGGCACGATGCCGCAGGCGGTGCGCCAGGCGCTGGAGCAGCAGGGCTACCAGCTCATCGCCCCGGCCTCCCCGGCCATCGGCGGCTGCCAGGCCATCCGGGTCGACTGGGAAAACGGCGTGCTGCAGGGCGCGTCGGACCATCGCAAGGATGGTTGCGCCATGGGTGTGAACCGCTCCTGA